One Dasypus novemcinctus isolate mDasNov1 chromosome 1, mDasNov1.1.hap2, whole genome shotgun sequence genomic window carries:
- the PRDM8 gene encoding PR domain zinc finger protein 8, with protein sequence MEDLGIQRGILDGDAKAVQQCLTDIFTSVYTTCDIPENAIFGPCILSHTSLYDSIAFIALKSTDKRTVPYIFRVDTSAANSSSEGLMWLRLVQSARDKEEQNLEAYIKNGQLFYRSLRRIAKDEELLVWYGKELTELLLLCPSRSHSKINGSSPYTCLECSQRFQFEFPYVAHLRFRCPKRLHSAEMSPQDEQGGGVGTKDHGGGGGKDQQPQQDAPLGPGPKFCKAGPIHYPAPSPESSNPPTAGGGNSTKPSTDFHNLARELENARGGSSCSPGRSLGSGSNGVGHQEAELSPDGNATGGAKGKRKFPEEAMEGGGAGLLGGRGRFAERPLPASKEDLVCTPQQYRAAGSYFGLEENGRLFAPPSPETGEAKRSAFVEVKKATRTAGLQEEAAADGGGAAVEDQDAGGGGGSSASAAASPAGAEKLLAPRPGPPLPSRLEGGSPARGSAFTSVPQLGGAGGAGGPGAGGGAGGGTANGAGGGQGAAADERKSAFSQPARSFSQLSPLVLGQKLGALEPCHPGDGVGHTRLYPAAGDPLAVKLQGAADLNGGCGALPAAGGNGLPKQSPFLYATAFWPKSSAAAAAAAAAAAGPLQLQLPSALTLLPPSFTSLCLPAQNWCAKCNASFRMTSDLVYHMRSHHKKEYAMEPLVKRRREEKLKCPICNETFRERHHLSRHMTSHN encoded by the exons ATGGAGGATTTGGGCATCCAGCGAGGTATCCTGGATGGAGATGCCAAGGCTGTCCAACAATGTCTGACGGATATTTTTACCAGCGTTTATACCACCTGTGATATCCCTGAGAATGCTATATTTGGCCCCTGCATCCTGAGCCACACTTCCCTATATGACAGCATAGCTTTCATTGCTCTCAAGTCCACAGACAAGAGAACAGTTCCTTATATCTTCCGG gtGGACACCTCAGCAGCAAATAGTTCCTCAGAAGGTCTCATGTGGCTGCGACTGGTCCAATCAGCCAGAGATAAAGAAGAGCAGAACCTTGAAGCCTATATCAAAAACGGACAGCTCTTTTACCGCTCCCTCCGCAGGATTGCCAAAGACGAGGAGTTACTTGTTTGGTACGGGAAAGAACTGACTGAGTTACTCTTGCTCTGTCCCTCTAGATCCCACAGCAAAATAAATG GGTCATCCCCTTACACATGCCTGGAATGCAGCCAGCGTTTCCAATTCGAGTTCCCCTATGTAGCCCATCTGCGCTTTCGCTGCCCCAAGAGACTGCACAGCGCCGAGATGAGCCCCCAAGATGAGCAAGGTGGCGGCGTGGGTACCAAGGACCACGGGGGAGGCGGCGGCAAAGACCAGCAACCGCAACAGGACGCGCCCTTGGGCCCGGGCCCCAAGTTCTGCAAAGCCGGCCCCATCCACTACCCGGCCCCCTCTCCTGAGAGCAGCAACCCGCCCACGGCCGGCGGCGGCAACAGCACGAAACCCTCTACGGACTTTCACAACCTGGCCCGGGAGCTGGAGAACGCCCGGGGAGGCAGCAGCTGTTCCCCAGGCCGGAGCCTCGGCAGCGGCAGCAACGGCGTCGGCCACCAGGAGGCGGAGCTGAGTCCCGATGGCAACGCCACGGGCGGCGCCAAAGGGAAAAGGAAATTCCCGGAGGAGGCGATGGAGGGCGGCGGCGCGGGCTTGTTGGGGGGCCGGGGCCGCTTCGCCGAGAGGCCCCTACCAGCCTCCAAGGAGGACTTGGTGTGCACGCCGCAGCAGTACCGCGCCGCGGGCAGCTACTTCGGCCTGGAGGAGAACGGCCGCCTGTTCGCGCCGCCCAGCCCCGAGACGGGCGAGGCGAAGCGCAGCGCCTTCGTGGAAGTGAAGAAGGCGACCCGCACGGCCGGCCTGCAGGAGGAGGCGGCAGCCGACGGCGGAGGCGCCGCCGTCGAGGACCAGgacgcgggcggcggcggcggctcttCTGCGTCCGCGGCCGCGTCGCCGGCGGGCGCCGAGAAGCTGCTGGCCCCGCGGCCCGGGCCCCCCCTGCCCAGCCGCCTGGAGGGCGGCAGCCCGGCGCGGGGCAGCGCCTTCACCTCGGTGCCGCAGCTgggcggcgcggggggcgcgggcggccccggcgcggggggcggcgcgggcggcgggaCCGCGAACGGCGCCGGCGGCGGGCAGGGAGCCGCGGCCGACGAGCGCAAAAGCGCCTTCTCGCAGCCGGCGCGCTCCTTCTCGCAGCTGTCGCCGCTGGTGCTGGGCCAGAAGCTCGGCGCGCTCGAGCCGTGCCACCCCGGCGACGGCGTGGGCCACACCAGACTCTATCCCGCCGCCGGCGACCCTCTGGCCGTGAAGCTCCAGGGGGCCGCAGACCTGAATGGGGGCTGCGGGGCCCTGCCGGCCGCCGGCGGCAACGGCCTGCCCAAACAGAGTCCCTTCCTCTACGCCACCGCCTTCTGGCCCAAGAgctcggcggcggcggccgcggcagccgcggcggccgcggggcccctgcagctgcagctgccctCGGCCCTCACGCTGCTGCCGCCCTCCTTCACCTCGCTGTGTCTGCCAGCGCAGAACTGGTGCGCCAAGTGCAACGCCTCCTTCCGCATGACCTCCGACCTCGTCTACCACATGAGGTCGCACCACAAAAAGGAGTACGCCATGGAGCCCTTGGTGAAAAGGCGGCGGGAGGAGAAACTCAAGTGCCCCATTTGCAACGAGACGTTCAGGGAGCGCCACCACCTCTCCAGGCACATGACCTCGCATAATTGA